A single window of Lutzomyia longipalpis isolate SR_M1_2022 chromosome 1, ASM2433408v1 DNA harbors:
- the LOC129786731 gene encoding 28S ribosomal protein S23, mitochondrial — protein sequence MAHSRLEKIGTIFTRTTGLLRSGAMKPEDKPLWYEIYQAFPPKAEPRFDRPAPNTSVRDIFYPEDVVRAKFHKLSKTQGSLNLLDTRNKTHCQLFIEIYNKLKEDGALSEEKILDTAQIKLEEMIQQEKLSKGTGLLSSFTEAKGKQETKNVNISDLFKP from the exons atggcTCACAGTCGATTGGAAAAGATAGGAACAATCTTCACGAG GACAACTGGGCTCCTCAGGAGCGGAGCAATGAAACCAGAAGACAAACCCCTTTGGTATGAGATTTACCAGGCATTTCCTCCCAAAGCTGAACCCAGATTCGATCGACCTGCTCCTAATACATCCGTAAGAGATATCTTCTACCCAGAAGACGTTGTCAGAGC gaAGTTCCACAAACTCTCAAAGACACAGGGATCACTGAATTTGCTGGACACGAGAAATAAAACCCACTGCCAGCTCTTCATAGAGATCTATAATAAGCTAAAGGAAGATGGAGCACTGTCGGAAGAGAAAATCCTCGATACGgcacaaattaaattggaaGAAATGATTCAGCAGGAGAAGCTAAGCAAAGGAACTGGGCTACTTTCCAGCTTCACCGAAGCCAAAGGCAAGCAGGAAACGAAGAATGTTAACATCTCTGATCTTTTCAAGCCatag
- the LOC129786651 gene encoding isoleucine--tRNA ligase, mitochondrial, producing MRFMFTCGKVFRNVRNWRYFSAKCEQKAKIKYTDTINLPKTQFPARLDPKKRNLTENEINERCFRPLYRWQEENLQSPAFVLHDGPPYANGDLHMGHAINKILKDVTIHHHIIRGRKVHYIPGWDCHGLPIELKALTGDTSSADPVAIRKKAREFALKTIQKQKAGFQAWGIAADWANDQAIYRTTSPEFIANQMRIFFELFSNGLIYRDLKPVYWSPSSKTALAEAELEYDSNFKSPSLYVRFRIENKLPEIAEIVRERNLWALVWTTTPWTLLSNQAVCFSEQLEYCLVGNPDSPDCYIIALELLVEIRELFPHPIEILGKIETNLLHKLHYQHPILEGSEKSFLPASHVSAAKGTGLVHTAPAHGFEDFLVGIHHKLPTECFVDELGNYTNESPEFLRKKNVLQDGTEVILKYLQEKELVVHLGEILHAYPIDWRTKQPIIIRASDQWFINTDKIKEKAIEEVQKVNIFPRITSVASKNLLIAQLQKRPYWCISRQRAWGVPIPVFYGKSSKKVITSKAIVERVCEEILKMGNVDFWWEKSVQELVPEKHEEELEKGMDILDIWFDSGITWSHVLQGEKVADLYLEGIDQFTGWFQSSLMTSVALRKRAPYKSIFVHGFVLDEKGQKMSKSLGNVIHPKDIVKKYGVDTMRWWIAAHGTQHTSILLSENILQASAENVQKIRGIFRYLIGICGSLEVRDFPEDLTNFTYLDRFFLSKLWEFHDAVFSMYDAYEYNRVATTIVNFIANDVSSIYIHLTKDRLYCGTDAELQCVQQVMNACFLLLAKALWPILPFLVEECWSHCNANIPFYHINVGTPPAAWEGQEAREVIEKCLQFKEALNRLTPQTNTWKLDVDIHCNPIDFECLKKLQPECSNEESFGSQLSEVLQVSRVRLTKIEDNADFRIHLSTNESPLCPRCRRFATESGDGVCRRCDWVLRTKSRSGRK from the exons ATGAGGTTCATGTTTACTTGCGGAAAAGTGTTtagaaatgtgagaaattggAGGTATTTCAGTGCAAAATGTGaacaaaaagcaaaaataaagtACACAGATACAATAAACTTACCAAAGACTCAATTTCCGGCACGACTGGATCCCAAAAAGCGGAATTTaactgaaaatgaaataaatgag CGATGCTTCCGACCGCTCTATAGATGGCAGGAAGAGAACCTTCAATCCCCGGCTTTTGTTCTACATGACGGGCCCCCGTATGCCAATGGGGACCTCCATATGGGGCATGCTATTAACAAG ATCCTGAAAGATGTTACCATCCACCATCATATAATCCGTGGCCGGAAGGTACACTACATACCTGGATGGGATTGTCATGGTCTCCCAATTGAACTTAAAGCCCTCACAGGGGATACATCATCAGCAGATCCAGTGGCAATCCGGAAGAAGGCTCGTGAATTTGCTCTGAAGACAATTCAGAAGCAAAAGGCTGGATTTCAAGCTTGGGGCATTGCTGCAGATTGGGCAAATGACCAGGCAATCTATCGAACCACCTCTCCGGAATTTATTGCCAatcaaatgagaattttctttgaattattctCAAATGGGTTAATCTATCGGGATCTGAAGCCCGTCTATTGGTCCCCATCGTCAAAAACAGCCCTGGCGGAGGCTGAACTTGAATACGATAGCAATTTCAAGAGCCCCTCGCTCTATGTTAGATTCCGGATTGAGAACAAACTTCCGGAGATTGCTGAGATTGTGAGGGAGAGAAATCTCTGGGCTCTGGTGTGGACTACAACTCCCTGGACATTGCTCTCAAATCAAGCTGTCTGCTTCAGTGAGCAGCTGGAGTATTGTCTTGTTGGGAATCCTGATTCACCGGATTGCTATATAATCGCTTTGGAATTGCTGGTGGAAATCCGGGAACTCTTCCCGCATCCCATTGAGATTCTGGGGAAGATTGAGACAAACCTCCTGCACAAACTTCATTACCAGCATCCAATTTTGGAAGGAAGTGAGAAGTCCTTCCTCCCTGCTTCACATGTTTCCGCAGCAAAGGGAACAGGACTCGTTCACACAGCTCCTGCTCATggatttgaagattttctcgTTGGGATACATCACAAACTCCCCACGGAGTGTTTTGTGGATGAACTTGGGAACTACACCAATGAATCTCCGGAATTTCTTCGCAAAAAGAACGTCCTGCAGGATGGCACGGAAGTAATCCTCAAATATTTGCAAGAGAAGGAATTAGTGGTGCATCTGGGGGAGATTTTACACGCCTATCCCATTGATTGGAGGACAAAACAGCCCATAATCATCCGTGCCAGTGATCAGTGGTTCATTAATACGGATAAGATTAAGGAGAAAGCCATTGAGGAAGTTCAGAAGGTTAACATTTTTCCACGAATTACTTCGGTGGCCAGCAAAAATCTCCTCATTGCACAATTGCAGAAGAGACCCTATTGGTGCATCTCCCGGCAGAGAGCCTGGGGAGTGCCAATCCCTGTTTTCTACGGTAAATCCTCCAAGAAGGTCATAACTTCCAAGGCTATTGTTGAGAGAGTTTGTGAGGAAATCCTCAAGATGGGGAATGTGGATTTCTGGTGGGAGAAATCCGTGCAGGAATTGGTTCCGGAAAAGCATGAGGAAGAGCTGGAGAAGGGCATGGATATTCTGGATATTTGGTTTGATTCCGGAATAACGTGGTCACATGTCCTGCAAGGGGAGAAGGTTGCTGATCTCTACTTGGAGGGTATTGATCAATTCACCGGATGGTTCCAATCATCCCTGATGACCAGTGTAGCTCTGAGGAAGAGAGCTCCGTACAAATCAATCTTCGTCCATGGCTTTGTGCTCGATGAGAAGGGTCAGAAGATGTCCAAAAGTTTGGGCAACGTCATCCACCCCAAAGACATTGTGAAGAAGTATGGTGTGGATACAATGCGCTGGTGGATTGCAGCTCATGGCACGCAGCACACATCCATCCTTCTCAGTGAAAATATCCTTCAAGCTTCGGCGGAAAATGTTCAGAAAATTCGTGGAATTTTTCGCTACTTAATTGGCATTTGTGGCTCCCTGGAAGTGCGAGACTTCCCCGAAGATCTCACCAACTTCACCTACTTGGACAGATTCTTCTTGAGCAAACTCTGGGAATTCCATGATGCTGTATTCTCCATGTACGACGCCTACGAATACAATCGCGTCGCAACGACAATCGTCAATTTCATCGCCAACGACGTATCCagcatttatattcatttgaCAAAGGATCGCCTCTACTGTGGCACAGATGCTGAGCTTCAGTGTGTCCAGCAAGTGATGAATGCTTGTTTTCTCCTCTTGGCAAAGGCACTTTGGCCAATTTTGCCGTTCTTAGTGGAAGAATGCTGGAGCCATTGCAACGCAAACATCCCCTTCTACCACATTAATGTTGGCACACCTCCAGCTGCGTGGGAGGGCCAGGAGGCGAGGGAGGTCATTGAGAAATGTTTGCAGTTCAAGGAGGCTCTCAATAGATTAACCCCACAGACAAATACGTGGAAATTGGATGTCGACATCCACTGCAATCCCATTGATTTTGAGTGCTTGAAG AAACTTCAACCTGAGTGTAGCAACGAGGAATCCTTTGGGTCGCAATTGAGTGAAGTCCTCCAAGTTTCCCGGGTTCGCTTGACTAAAATTGAGGACAATGCAGATTTTAGGATTCACCTCAGCACCAATGAGTCTCCCCTCTGTCCACGATGCCGCAGATTCGCCACTGAGTCGGGGGATGGGGTTTGTCGTCGCTGTGATTGGGTTTTAAGAACAAAGAGCCGCTCgggtagaaaataa